The DNA sequence GGGCCGGGGTCTGCCCGGTGTGGGCGACGAACAGCCGGGTGAGGTGCCGCTCGCTGACCGCGGCCCGGTCGGCGAGCACGGCGAGGCCGTGATCGGCGCCGGGCGCGTCCCGGATCGCCGCGACCAGGTCGCGGACCACGGCGTCGTCGGGGGCCGGCGCGGCGACGAACATGCTCATCTGCGCCTGGTTGCCGGGTCGCTGCAGATACGTCACGAGGGCGCGGGCGATGTGGCGGGCCAGTTCCGGCCCGTTGTCCTCCTCGACGAAGGCCAGCGCGAGGTCGAGTGCGCTGGTGACCCCGGCGGCGGTGGTCACGTCGCCGTCGCGGATCCAGATCGGGGTCGGGTCGACCCGTACGGCGGGGTGCAGGGTGGCGAGCTGGTCGGCGAACAACCAGTGGGTGGTGACGCGGCGACCGTCGAGCAGGCCGGCGGCGGCCAGTACGGACGAGCCGGTGCAGACCGAGGCGACCCGGCGGGTCTCGCGGGCCAGCCGCCGGACGTGGGCGACGAGTCGCGGATTGTCCGCGGCCGCCAGATGCCCCTCGCCCCCTGAAATGATCATGGTGTCGATCGGGCCGCGCAGTCGTTCGACGGCGGCCTGCGCGCCCAGGGTGAGCCCGGACTGACAGGTGATCGGCCGGCCCGCCGGCGAGGCGACCACGACCTGGTAGGGCGGTGTGGCGCCCCGGTTGGCGTAGTCGAAGGTCGTGGTGAGGCAGGCCATGTCCAGCAGTTCGGCGCCGGGATAGCCGACGACGACCACGACCCGGGGCGGCGTCTCCTGGGCGACGGTCATCGATCCAGCGTACGGGGACTGCCCGTCCGCCCCACGCCCGTACCCGGTCGGACGTCAGCGCAGGGCGGTCGCCGCCGCGCCGCGTACGGCGTCGGTCAGGGCCGCGAGAACGGTCGACTCCAGCCGCCAGTACTGCCAGTAGAGCGGTACGTCGAGGTGGCGGCCCGGGGTGAGTTCGACGCAGCGCCCGGCCGCGATGTCGGCGGCGGCGATCTGCTCGGGCACCAGCCCCCAGCCCATCCCGAGCCGGATCGCCTCGACGAACGCCGCCGCGGCCGGCACGTAGTGGATCGGCGGGTCGGGCACGCGTCCGGCCAGGGTGCCGAGGAACCGGTGCTGGAGCCGGTCCTTTCGGTTCAGCACGATCATCGGCGCGGTCCCGAACCCCGCGCGGACGTCCCGGCCGGTGAAGTGCGCCCGCCACAGGGCGGGTGCGGCCATCGCCAGGTATCGCATCGCGCCGAGCCGCTCGACCCGGCAGCCCTGCACCGGCACCCGCTGGGCGGTGACGGCCGCCATGGCCGTTCCGGCCCGCAGGATGTCGGCGGTGTGATCCTGGTCGTCCTGGTGGATGTCGAAGGCGAGAGTGGCCCCGGCCGGCAGGCCCGCCAGGGCCGGCAGGAACCAGGTGGCCAGGGAGTCGGCGTTGACCACCACCGCCACCCGGGTCCGGGCACTCCCGCCGCCGACCGGGCCGCGTGCCGCGTCGAGCGCCTCGCCTTCCAACAGGGCGATCTGGCCGGCGAGGCGGACCAGCGCGGTGCCCGCCTCGGTCGGCTCGCACGGCTTGCCGCGCCGGACCAGGACCTGGCCGACCGTCTGCTCCAGAGCCTTGATCCGTTGGCTGACGGCGGAGGGTGTGACGTGCAGCGAGCGGGCGGCTGCCTCGAAGCTGCCGTCGTTGACCACCGCGTGGAAGGTGGTGAGCTGCACCGGGTCGAGCGCCATGATTAGCGATTCTAATGGTGCCTGAAAATCTTTAGCTGGAGTGAAGAGGCGCCGGCTCCTAACGTCGTCGGGGTGCTCGCTTCGACCGTCGCCGGCTTCACCGTCTCCGTCGCCCTCATCATGGCCATCGGTGCCCAGAACGCGTTCGTGCTCCGGCAGGGGCTGCGCCGTGAACACGTACTGCCGGTGGTGTTGACCTGCGCCGTCTCCGACGCGGCCCTCATCGCCGCCGGCATCGCCGGCCTCGGCGCCGCGATCGCCGACCGGCCCACCGTCCTGGCCGCCGTCCGCTTCGGCGGCGTCGCGTTCCTGCTCGGCTACGCGGCACTCGCCGCCCGGCGGGCGATCCGGCCCGGCGCCCTGACGCCGACCGAACGGCCGGCGACCACGCTGCGCGCCACCCTGCTGACCTGCCTCGCCTTCACCTATCTCAACCCGCACGTGTACCTCGACACGGTGCTGCTGCTCGGCTCGATCTCGCGGCAGCATCCGCATCCGTGGTGGTTCGGCGGTGGCGCGGTGCTGGCCAGCCTGACCTGGTTCACCGCACTGGGCTTCGCCGCCGGCCGGCTCGCCCCGGTGCTGGCCCGGCCGGCGGCGTGGCGGGTCCTCGACGGCGCCGTCGCCGTCCTCATGGTCGCGCTCGCGGTCACCCTGGCACTCGGGTGAGGGGTACGACCGGCCGGACCGACTAGGGTGGGCCGGTGAGTGTGCTGCACCTCGACGCCCTGGAGACCCTGCGGGACTGGACGCCGACGCCGGACGGCGAGGACGACTGGCGGCTGACGACGAAGCTGCTGGAACGCGGGCCCGAGGTGATGTGGCGGGGGCACGACGGCGCCCACGTGACCGCGAGCGTGATCATCTTCTCCCACGACCGGCAGCGGGTGCTGCTGTGCCTGCACGGCAAGTTCGACGTCTGGGTGCAGCTGGGTGGGCATCTGGAGGCCGGTGACCCGTCACTCGCCGCCGCCGCGTTGCGGGAGGCGACCGAGGAGAGCGGCATCGCCGGGCTCGTGGTGGATCCGGTGCCGGTGGACGTGGACATCCACCAGGTGGTCAACTGCGCGGGTCGGCGGCTCGACCACCACGACGTGATCTTCGCGGTCTACGCGCCGCCGGACGCGGCCGAGCAGGTGAGCGACGAGTCCCACGCGCTCGGGTGGTTCACGCCGGACGCGCTGCCGACCCCGCTCGGCGGCGACACCGACCGGGTGGTGCGCAACGCGGTGCGCCGTGCCGCCGTACGCTGATCCCCCGCCCGCGGGGCGTCGCGTGACGGTGTTCTCGCTCGGCGGCACGATCGCCATGACCGGCGGTCCGGGCAGCGGCGTGGTGCCGACCCTGACCGCCGCCGACCTGGTCGCGGCCGTACCGGGGCTGGCCGGTACCGGGGTCACCGTCCGGGTGCACGACTTCCGCCGGCTGCCGGGCGCCTCGCTCGGCTTCGACGACCTGACCGCCCTCGTCACGGCCGCCCGCCGGGCCGTGGACGACGGCGCCGACGGCGTCGTGGTGACCCAGGGTACGGACACGATCGAGGAGACGGCGTTCGCGCTGGACCTGCTGTGGCCGTACGACGCGCCGCTGGTGGTCACCGGGGCGATGCGCAACCCGACGCTGGCCGGCGCGGACGGCCCGGCGAACCTGCTGGCGGCGGTGACGGTCGCCGCCGCCCCGGCCGCCCGGCGGACGGGCTGCCTGGTCGTGCTCGGCGACGAGATCCACGCGGCGCGGTGGGTACGCAAGACGCACACCACCAGTCCCGTCGCCTTCCGCTCCCCCGATGTCGGACCGGTCGGGCTGGTCGCCGAGGGGCGGCCCCGGATCCTCACCCGGCCCGCCCGCCACCGGCTCGACGCGGACGTACGCGATCCGGGGACGGTGCGTACCGCCGTCCTGCCGGTGGTGCTGGGCGACGACGGGGCGACCCTGCGGCGGGCCGGATCGGGGCTGGACGGTCTGGTCGTCGCCGGCTTCGGGGTCGGTCACGTGCCGGCCGCCGCCGTGGCGGTGCTGACCGACCTGGCCGCCGGGATGCCGGTGGTGCTGGCGTCCCGGATCGGCGCGGGGCCGGTGCTGGCCGGCACGTACGGCTTTCCCGGCTCGGAATCCGACCTGCTCTCCCGCGGCCTGATCAGCGCCGGCACGCTGGACTGCTACAAGGCCCGGATCCTGCTGCACCTGCTGGTGGCGGCCGGCCACGACCGGGGCCGGATCACGGCGACGTTCGCGACGATCGGCGCCGGCGACTGAGGCCCGGTCGACCGGGCCGTGACGTCGGCCGGGCGCGCCGTGACGCCGGCCCGGCGCGTCATCCGGCCGGAACGCCGACGGTCAGCCGGCGAAGGCCGGTACGCCGGTCTGGAAGGCGTCGCGCAGGTGCTGCGCCGCCTCCTGTTGCGCCTGCTGCGCCTTGTCGAGCACCGCGGAGGCGCCGAAGAACTCGTGCATGACCCCGTCGTAGCAGGTCAGC is a window from the Polymorphospora rubra genome containing:
- a CDS encoding GlxA family transcriptional regulator gives rise to the protein MTVAQETPPRVVVVVGYPGAELLDMACLTTTFDYANRGATPPYQVVVASPAGRPITCQSGLTLGAQAAVERLRGPIDTMIISGGEGHLAAADNPRLVAHVRRLARETRRVASVCTGSSVLAAAGLLDGRRVTTHWLFADQLATLHPAVRVDPTPIWIRDGDVTTAAGVTSALDLALAFVEEDNGPELARHIARALVTYLQRPGNQAQMSMFVAAPAPDDAVVRDLVAAIRDAPGADHGLAVLADRAAVSERHLTRLFVAHTGQTPARYVRGVRTEAAAQLLVSSRLPLDRIAVRCGFTSAEALRQAFVDRYGVTPSRYRAAYSTTSLGRGAPAGGGAAVAGSAVHASADRGEHQETDPQRYVQQDAELRQ
- a CDS encoding LysR family transcriptional regulator ArgP, which produces MALDPVQLTTFHAVVNDGSFEAAARSLHVTPSAVSQRIKALEQTVGQVLVRRGKPCEPTEAGTALVRLAGQIALLEGEALDAARGPVGGGSARTRVAVVVNADSLATWFLPALAGLPAGATLAFDIHQDDQDHTADILRAGTAMAAVTAQRVPVQGCRVERLGAMRYLAMAAPALWRAHFTGRDVRAGFGTAPMIVLNRKDRLQHRFLGTLAGRVPDPPIHYVPAAAAFVEAIRLGMGWGLVPEQIAAADIAAGRCVELTPGRHLDVPLYWQYWRLESTVLAALTDAVRGAAATALR
- a CDS encoding LysE/ArgO family amino acid transporter, which translates into the protein MLASTVAGFTVSVALIMAIGAQNAFVLRQGLRREHVLPVVLTCAVSDAALIAAGIAGLGAAIADRPTVLAAVRFGGVAFLLGYAALAARRAIRPGALTPTERPATTLRATLLTCLAFTYLNPHVYLDTVLLLGSISRQHPHPWWFGGGAVLASLTWFTALGFAAGRLAPVLARPAAWRVLDGAVAVLMVALAVTLALG
- a CDS encoding NUDIX hydrolase codes for the protein MSVLHLDALETLRDWTPTPDGEDDWRLTTKLLERGPEVMWRGHDGAHVTASVIIFSHDRQRVLLCLHGKFDVWVQLGGHLEAGDPSLAAAALREATEESGIAGLVVDPVPVDVDIHQVVNCAGRRLDHHDVIFAVYAPPDAAEQVSDESHALGWFTPDALPTPLGGDTDRVVRNAVRRAAVR
- a CDS encoding asparaginase; translation: MTVFSLGGTIAMTGGPGSGVVPTLTAADLVAAVPGLAGTGVTVRVHDFRRLPGASLGFDDLTALVTAARRAVDDGADGVVVTQGTDTIEETAFALDLLWPYDAPLVVTGAMRNPTLAGADGPANLLAAVTVAAAPAARRTGCLVVLGDEIHAARWVRKTHTTSPVAFRSPDVGPVGLVAEGRPRILTRPARHRLDADVRDPGTVRTAVLPVVLGDDGATLRRAGSGLDGLVVAGFGVGHVPAAAVAVLTDLAAGMPVVLASRIGAGPVLAGTYGFPGSESDLLSRGLISAGTLDCYKARILLHLLVAAGHDRGRITATFATIGAGD